The following proteins are encoded in a genomic region of Oncorhynchus masou masou isolate Uvic2021 chromosome 32, UVic_Omas_1.1, whole genome shotgun sequence:
- the LOC135526962 gene encoding maleylacetoacetate isomerase-like isoform X1, with translation MHNKVIVCLLFLAYLPLITCNASLTLVSQRSSCSWRVRIAFALKGIELGPSPSQSYQRWGSAEQYKGLNPMQQVPAVQIDGITLSQSLAVIQYIEETRTGHRLLPADPKKRAQVRMISDLITSGIQPVQNLYVLQKVGAEKVQWTHHFIQRGFEALEPILKGTAGKYCVGDEISMADICLVPQVYNAERFKVDVDQFPTIKRLNQTLLKVGAFKESHPSCQLDTPAEICT, from the exons ACCCCTTATAACCTGCAATGCGTCTCTCACTCTCGTCTCACAAAG GAGTTCGTGCTCTTGGAGGGTTCGAATCG CGTTTGCTCTGAAAGGTATTGAATTGGGACCAAGTCCCAGTCAATCTTATCAAAGATGGGGGTCAGCAG AACAATACAAGGGGTTAAACCCTATGCAACAAGTGCCTGCTGTCCAAATTGATGGCATCACGCTGTCACAGTCG CTGGCAGTGATCCAGTACATTGAGGAGACCAGAACAGGACACAGGCTTCTCCCTGCAGACCCAAAGAAACGTGCCCAGGTGCGCATGATCTCTGACCTTATCACCTCTGGGATCCAGCCTGTGCAG AATTTGTACGTGCTACAGAAGGTAGGAGCAGAGAAGGTGCAGTGGACGCATCATTTCATCCAAAGAGGTTTTGAAG CCCTGGAGCCCATTCTGAAAGGGACAGCTGGCAAGTACTGTGTAGGGGACGAG ATTTCCATGGCAGACATCTGTCTCGTTCCTCAAGTCTATAATGCTGAACG GTTCAAAGTGGATGTTGATCAGTTCCCAACTATCAAAAGGCTAAACCAAACCTTACTGAAGGTGGGTGCTTTCAAAGAGAGTCATCCGTCCTGCCAACTAGACACACCTGCTGAAATATGTACATGA
- the LOC135526962 gene encoding maleylacetoacetate isomerase-like isoform X2 gives MQQVPAVQIDGITLSQSLAVIQYIEETRTGHRLLPADPKKRAQVRMISDLITSGIQPVQNLYVLQKVGAEKVQWTHHFIQRGFEALEPILKGTAGKYCVGDEISMADICLVPQVYNAERFKVDVDQFPTIKRLNQTLLKVGAFKESHPSCQLDTPAEICT, from the exons ATGCAACAAGTGCCTGCTGTCCAAATTGATGGCATCACGCTGTCACAGTCG CTGGCAGTGATCCAGTACATTGAGGAGACCAGAACAGGACACAGGCTTCTCCCTGCAGACCCAAAGAAACGTGCCCAGGTGCGCATGATCTCTGACCTTATCACCTCTGGGATCCAGCCTGTGCAG AATTTGTACGTGCTACAGAAGGTAGGAGCAGAGAAGGTGCAGTGGACGCATCATTTCATCCAAAGAGGTTTTGAAG CCCTGGAGCCCATTCTGAAAGGGACAGCTGGCAAGTACTGTGTAGGGGACGAG ATTTCCATGGCAGACATCTGTCTCGTTCCTCAAGTCTATAATGCTGAACG GTTCAAAGTGGATGTTGATCAGTTCCCAACTATCAAAAGGCTAAACCAAACCTTACTGAAGGTGGGTGCTTTCAAAGAGAGTCATCCGTCCTGCCAACTAGACACACCTGCTGAAATATGTACATGA